In Spiroplasma chinense, a single window of DNA contains:
- a CDS encoding Pr6Pr family membrane protein has product MDSKKIRLIYKWVFGLLSAFSIIFYYIYNLVDGQVIATDYFNSYETYTIDYFTTFTLLSNVLVCVWFLVAAIDYKKEGQTKILSQTTANCVAVMITVTALIWNFILVPLDDAFPSKPIPQTANVINHIISPIAYVVYVLVLMPNKININLNDFFLKKFWIHFTLVISYCIYAMVRGEMRYHSGPEYKGILYPYFFLNIHGDGLIGIPGVGWFFIAFFLILGIMIGFSYLYNWINNKVCKAKYYQKSFKTI; this is encoded by the coding sequence ATGGATTCTAAGAAAATAAGGTTGATCTATAAATGAGTATTTGGATTATTATCAGCTTTTTCAATAATATTCTACTATATTTACAATTTAGTAGATGGGCAAGTGATTGCAACTGATTATTTTAATAGCTATGAAACTTATACCATTGATTATTTTACAACTTTTACTTTGCTTTCAAATGTATTAGTATGTGTATGGTTTTTAGTTGCCGCTATAGACTATAAAAAAGAGGGTCAAACAAAAATCTTAAGTCAAACAACTGCCAATTGTGTGGCTGTTATGATTACAGTAACTGCTTTGATTTGAAATTTCATCTTGGTTCCTTTGGATGATGCGTTTCCTTCTAAACCCATCCCCCAAACTGCCAATGTCATAAATCATATAATTTCCCCAATAGCTTATGTGGTTTATGTTCTTGTACTTATGCCAAACAAAATAAACATAAATTTGAACGATTTCTTTTTAAAGAAGTTTTGAATACACTTTACATTAGTAATTTCTTACTGTATTTATGCCATGGTAAGAGGTGAAATGAGATATCATTCAGGTCCTGAATATAAAGGAATTTTATACCCGTATTTTTTCCTTAATATTCATGGAGATGGATTGATTGGAATTCCTGGAGTTGGTTGATTCTTTATAGCTTTCTTCTTAATTCTTGGAATTATGATCGGATTTAGTTATTTATACAATTGAATTAACAATAAAGTATGTAAAGCTAAATACTATCAAAAGAGTTTCAAAACAATTTAA